In Jeotgalibaca arthritidis, a single genomic region encodes these proteins:
- the ruvA gene encoding Holliday junction branch migration protein RuvA, whose product MYEYMCGTLVSVKPLYIVLDVQGIGYQIQVANPFRFTSLLDQEVMVYIHQAVREDAITLYGFKEEYEKQLYLKLISVSGIGPKSGLSILASEDHTGLVQAIETEHVTYLTRFPGVGKKTASQIILDLKGKLDDVLVEVGQLPIIPVEETTLNKQHLSEAMEALVGLGYSAREVNKIKPKLEEADAKDTEELLRMAFKLLLKN is encoded by the coding sequence ATGTATGAATATATGTGTGGGACATTAGTTAGCGTCAAACCGCTCTATATTGTCCTTGACGTTCAAGGAATTGGCTACCAAATTCAAGTTGCGAATCCTTTCCGCTTTACGTCGCTCTTAGACCAAGAAGTGATGGTATATATCCACCAAGCCGTTAGGGAAGATGCGATAACCTTATATGGTTTTAAAGAAGAATATGAAAAGCAATTATATCTAAAGTTGATTAGTGTGTCAGGGATTGGTCCGAAAAGTGGTTTGTCAATTCTAGCAAGTGAAGATCATACGGGCTTAGTTCAAGCCATTGAAACAGAGCATGTCACTTATCTAACCAGGTTTCCAGGTGTGGGTAAGAAGACGGCATCACAAATTATTCTTGATTTAAAAGGGAAGTTAGACGATGTTTTAGTTGAAGTTGGTCAACTGCCGATTATACCGGTTGAAGAAACAACGCTCAATAAGCAACACCTTTCCGAAGCTATGGAAGCCTTAGTTGGTTTGGGTTATTCAGCTCGAGAAGTTAATAAAATTAAACCAAAACTGGAAGAGGCGGATGCGAAAGATACGGAAGAATTACTTCGTATGGCCTTTAAACTATTATTGAAGAACTAG
- the msrB gene encoding peptide-methionine (R)-S-oxide reductase MsrB: protein MKESKEELRNRLTPLQFEVTQNEATERPFTGEYDDFYQEGIYVDVVSGEPLFSSLDKYDAGCGWPSFSKPIAKLEEKEDTKLSRVRTEVRSKEADSHLGHVFEDGPAEMGGLRYCINSAAMRFVAVPDLEKEGYSDYLSLFESK from the coding sequence ATGAAAGAATCAAAAGAAGAACTACGCAATCGTTTGACGCCTCTTCAATTTGAAGTAACCCAAAACGAAGCAACAGAGCGTCCGTTTACAGGTGAATACGATGATTTTTATCAAGAAGGTATTTATGTTGACGTGGTGAGTGGCGAACCATTGTTCAGTTCATTAGATAAATATGATGCAGGCTGTGGCTGGCCATCATTTTCAAAACCAATTGCTAAATTGGAAGAAAAAGAAGATACAAAACTATCTCGCGTTCGTACAGAAGTGAGAAGTAAAGAAGCTGATTCTCACCTTGGCCATGTTTTCGAAGATGGACCAGCCGAGATGGGTGGCTTGCGCTATTGTATCAATTCAGCAGCGATGCGTTTCGTAGCTGTACCTGATTTAGAAAAAGAAGGATACAGCGATTACCTATCATTGTTTGAATCAAAATAA
- the ruvB gene encoding Holliday junction branch migration DNA helicase RuvB gives MTDERMLSADIEDWNEEAVEESLRPQQISQYIGQKKVVDEVNIYIQAAKHRNEALDHVLLYGPPGLGKTTLAGVIANEMGVHMHTTSGPAIEKPGDLMVLLNELNPGDVLFIDEIHRLPRIVEEILYSAMEDYFVDIIIGQDATARPVHFTLPPFTLIGATTKAGSLSAPLRARFGIVLRMDYYNHSDLKEIIIRSSSVLKTEIEEDGAIEIARRSRGTPRIANRLLKRVRDFSQVYEDGMITAKVAEKGLTLLRVDKEGLDATDRRILTTMIDFYGGGPVGLASIAATIGEDRETIEDMYEPYLLQIGFLQRTQRGRMVTAAAYDHLGYTYDK, from the coding sequence ATGACAGATGAACGCATGTTATCTGCCGATATTGAAGACTGGAACGAAGAAGCGGTAGAAGAATCACTTAGACCGCAACAAATTAGTCAATATATCGGTCAGAAAAAAGTAGTTGATGAAGTCAATATTTATATCCAAGCAGCCAAGCATCGTAACGAAGCGTTAGACCATGTGTTACTTTATGGACCGCCTGGGCTAGGTAAAACAACATTAGCTGGTGTCATCGCTAATGAAATGGGTGTTCATATGCATACAACAAGTGGACCTGCCATTGAAAAACCTGGTGACTTAATGGTGTTGTTAAACGAATTAAATCCAGGAGATGTCTTATTTATTGATGAAATCCATCGTTTGCCGAGGATTGTTGAAGAAATCCTGTATTCGGCTATGGAAGATTACTTTGTCGATATTATTATTGGTCAAGATGCGACTGCTAGACCTGTTCATTTTACCTTACCTCCTTTCACCTTAATTGGTGCGACAACCAAGGCTGGTAGTTTGTCGGCGCCGTTGCGGGCACGTTTTGGAATTGTTTTGAGAATGGATTATTATAATCATAGTGATTTAAAAGAGATTATTATTCGTTCTTCAAGCGTCTTAAAAACGGAGATTGAAGAAGATGGCGCGATTGAAATTGCCAGACGCTCAAGAGGAACACCACGTATCGCTAATCGTCTCTTAAAGCGGGTTCGCGATTTTTCTCAAGTTTATGAGGATGGTATGATTACAGCTAAGGTTGCAGAAAAAGGATTAACCTTGCTAAGAGTGGATAAAGAAGGACTGGATGCAACCGACCGCAGGATTTTAACCACTATGATTGATTTTTATGGTGGCGGGCCGGTTGGTTTAGCTTCAATTGCGGCTACTATTGGTGAGGACAGAGAAACCATTGAGGATATGTATGAACCCTATCTCTTGCAAATTGGTTTCTTGCAACGGACACAACGTGGTAGAATGGTCACTGCGGCAGCCTATGATCATTTAGGCTACACTTATGATAAATAA
- the queA gene encoding tRNA preQ1(34) S-adenosylmethionine ribosyltransferase-isomerase QueA yields MLKTSDFDFYLPEELIAQTPLENRTASRLLKLDSSANQLEDKHFYDVIDEFEVGDVLVLNNTRVLPARLHGVKPDTGGHLEVLLLNNEEGDRWETLVKPAKKAKIGTKISFGDGMLTAEVVGEKDHGGRIIEFSYEGIFLEVLESLGEMPLPPYIKERLDDPDRYQTVYAKENGSAAAPTAGLHFTQELLAKIEAKGVKVAYLTLHVGLGTFRPVSADDLSEHEMHSEFYSLPQETADLLNEVKAKGGRIIAVGTTSIRTLETVGTKFNGEIKADSDWTSIFIAPGYQFKVVDAFITNFHLPKSTLVMLVSAFAGRETVLNAYAHAVKERYRFFSFGDAMFVK; encoded by the coding sequence ATATTGAAAACAAGTGATTTTGATTTTTATCTACCTGAGGAACTGATTGCTCAAACACCTCTAGAGAATAGAACAGCATCTCGTTTATTGAAGCTGGATTCTTCAGCTAACCAACTAGAAGATAAGCACTTCTATGATGTGATTGATGAATTTGAAGTAGGCGATGTTCTCGTTTTAAATAATACTCGTGTTTTACCAGCTCGTTTACATGGTGTGAAACCTGATACAGGAGGGCACTTAGAAGTATTGTTATTAAACAATGAAGAGGGAGATCGGTGGGAAACGCTCGTTAAACCAGCCAAAAAGGCTAAGATTGGAACAAAGATTTCATTTGGTGATGGGATGTTAACTGCTGAAGTTGTGGGTGAAAAAGACCACGGTGGACGCATCATTGAATTTAGCTATGAAGGAATCTTCTTAGAAGTATTGGAGAGTTTAGGAGAAATGCCTTTACCACCATATATTAAAGAACGTTTAGATGATCCGGATCGTTACCAAACTGTTTATGCCAAAGAGAATGGCTCAGCAGCAGCTCCAACAGCAGGTTTGCATTTTACTCAAGAGCTATTAGCTAAAATTGAAGCAAAAGGCGTTAAAGTTGCGTACTTAACCTTGCATGTTGGTTTAGGTACCTTTAGACCTGTTTCTGCTGATGATTTGAGTGAGCATGAAATGCATTCAGAATTTTATTCATTGCCTCAAGAAACCGCAGATTTATTAAATGAAGTTAAAGCAAAGGGTGGTCGAATTATTGCTGTCGGAACAACATCTATTCGGACACTTGAAACGGTCGGTACAAAATTTAACGGTGAGATTAAGGCAGATAGTGATTGGACGAGTATTTTTATCGCGCCTGGCTATCAATTTAAGGTTGTAGATGCTTTTATTACAAATTTCCATTTACCAAAATCAACACTCGTTATGCTAGTCAGTGCATTTGCTGGCAGAGAGACTGTTCTGAATGCCTATGCGCATGCCGTTAAAGAACGTTACCGTTTCTTTAGTTTTGGCGATGCCATGTTTGTTAAATAA
- a CDS encoding YjzD family protein has translation MKFVVCLFWGFILGQVAFYIGGALETNSYNFVHASVMGIAVAVIVFLLTSAFPKTAESKKA, from the coding sequence ATGAAATTTGTTGTGTGTTTATTTTGGGGATTTATTTTAGGGCAAGTTGCTTTCTATATTGGCGGCGCTTTGGAAACAAATTCTTATAACTTTGTTCACGCATCTGTTATGGGAATTGCTGTTGCTGTCATCGTATTCCTATTAACAAGCGCTTTTCCGAAAACGGCAGAGTCTAAAAAAGCATAA
- the mutL gene encoding DNA mismatch repair endonuclease MutL, protein MATIRELPEQLTNQIAAGEVIERPSSVVKELVENAIDAKSSQIDIWVEEAGLKKIKVSDNGQGIHPDEVALAFERHATSKIYSREDLFRIHTLGFRGEALPSIASVSKVTVETATEHLPGKLLKIEGGKIIENKTFGSPKGTAITVESLFFNTPARLKYIRSLQTELSNITDIINRISLSHPEIAFRLYHDNNQLLRTSGNGDLKQAIAGVYGTKVARKMIEVQAEQLDFRVSGLVTMPEITRASRNYLTIILNGRYIRNFLLQNAIVDGFGSRLMVGRFPIAVINIETDPLLLDVNVHPSKKEVRISKEKELVALIISAIQEGLKDKTFIPSGFENVDFKRQPIEVEAKHEQTHIRFENPIEPTEAAFQSVLKQTDYKDEEVVQEDFTVEEANQAIDHTENESIDWIEPKRENQPKFEPTFVHENHNEKSLKTAERTLNEEPVRHFPELYYFGQMHGTYLFAQNETGLYIVDQHAAQERIKYEYYKEEIAKVSRDLQSLLVPITIDLALDDYLRVKENQEKLEDMGIFLEPFGKQTFLLDRHPTWFKAGQEEAILDDIISMVLEDGHLSVKKLREATAIMMSCKRSIKANHHLNDHEARILLADLSKTNNPYNCPHGRPVLIHFTNNDMEKMFKRIQDPH, encoded by the coding sequence ATGGCAACAATCAGAGAATTACCTGAACAATTAACGAACCAGATTGCAGCAGGAGAAGTCATCGAGCGACCTTCTTCTGTTGTAAAAGAGTTGGTTGAGAACGCCATTGATGCTAAGAGCAGCCAAATTGATATTTGGGTAGAAGAAGCTGGTTTAAAAAAGATTAAGGTGAGCGACAATGGCCAAGGCATTCATCCTGATGAAGTAGCATTAGCCTTTGAACGTCATGCGACCAGTAAAATCTATTCAAGAGAAGATCTCTTCCGTATCCACACATTAGGGTTTAGGGGTGAGGCACTACCAAGTATCGCCTCTGTTTCCAAAGTGACAGTAGAAACGGCGACAGAGCATTTACCTGGTAAACTGCTTAAAATTGAAGGCGGTAAAATAATTGAAAATAAGACCTTTGGGAGTCCAAAGGGAACGGCTATTACGGTAGAGAGTCTGTTTTTTAATACACCGGCACGCCTAAAATATATCCGCAGCCTTCAAACCGAATTGTCTAATATTACCGATATTATTAACCGCATATCGCTAAGCCATCCAGAAATTGCCTTTCGACTTTACCATGATAACAACCAACTACTGAGAACAAGTGGTAACGGTGACCTCAAGCAAGCAATTGCCGGTGTTTATGGAACGAAGGTAGCCCGTAAAATGATTGAAGTTCAGGCTGAACAGCTAGATTTTCGTGTTTCTGGTTTGGTGACTATGCCAGAAATAACACGAGCGAGTCGAAATTATTTAACGATAATTTTAAATGGCCGTTATATCCGTAATTTTCTACTACAGAATGCCATTGTTGATGGCTTTGGCTCACGACTGATGGTAGGGCGGTTTCCAATTGCAGTTATTAATATTGAGACTGATCCACTGTTATTAGATGTGAATGTTCACCCCTCTAAAAAAGAGGTGCGTATCAGTAAAGAAAAAGAATTGGTGGCATTAATTATCTCTGCTATCCAAGAAGGGTTAAAAGATAAAACCTTTATTCCAAGTGGATTTGAAAATGTTGATTTTAAACGACAACCGATTGAAGTGGAAGCTAAGCATGAACAGACTCATATTCGTTTTGAAAATCCGATTGAGCCGACGGAAGCAGCTTTTCAATCTGTTTTGAAACAGACCGATTATAAAGATGAAGAAGTTGTTCAGGAAGATTTTACAGTCGAAGAGGCTAATCAAGCCATTGACCATACAGAAAATGAGTCGATAGATTGGATAGAGCCAAAAAGGGAAAATCAGCCAAAATTTGAGCCGACTTTTGTTCATGAAAATCATAACGAAAAAAGTTTAAAGACAGCTGAGCGAACCTTGAATGAAGAGCCTGTTCGCCATTTTCCGGAGTTGTATTACTTTGGGCAAATGCATGGCACCTATCTTTTTGCCCAGAATGAAACAGGATTGTATATCGTTGATCAGCATGCTGCTCAAGAACGAATCAAATACGAATACTATAAAGAAGAAATCGCAAAGGTATCACGTGACTTACAAAGCTTGTTAGTTCCGATTACCATTGACTTAGCTTTGGATGACTATTTAAGAGTCAAAGAAAATCAAGAAAAACTCGAAGACATGGGTATTTTTCTTGAGCCGTTTGGAAAACAGACCTTCTTACTAGACCGTCATCCAACTTGGTTTAAGGCCGGGCAAGAGGAAGCCATTTTGGATGATATTATCAGTATGGTTTTGGAAGATGGTCATCTATCAGTTAAAAAACTAAGAGAAGCAACGGCGATTATGATGAGTTGTAAACGATCCATCAAAGCTAATCACCATCTCAATGACCATGAAGCAAGGATCCTATTAGCTGATTTGTCTAAGACAAATAACCCTTATAATTGTCCGCATGGTCGACCTGTACTCATTCATTTTACCAATAACGACATGGAGAAAATGTTTAAACGTATTCAAGATCCGCACTGA
- the dnaE gene encoding DNA polymerase III subunit alpha, with the protein MTFVQLQVISSYTLLQSTTRLSDLVYAAKERGYKALALTDHNVLYGQVDFYKLCEKAGIQPIIGIQLDVKGFVMTERRFPMVLLAKDYKGYQRLMQLSTLRSQEDDQLLQNEIEKGLNHLIAITAGDKSEVAALLADGNIQQAKSVSLFWKNLVTEGDFYLGVHAYRQMTRLIRPLQQLSQEMTVPLVALNEVSYLNPDDQFSCQVLQAISNNEQIDTQSVEMSGERYLTTAEEAYHRFLNMDLKEAADETERIASKINIQIPLNQSLLPKYPVPKGVSSSDYLKRLCMEGLEARVAEPDSRYQERLLYELEVIHEMGFDDYFLIVWDVMAYARQVNILPGAGRGSAAGSLVAYVLSITHVDPIAFNLLFERFLNRERYNMPDIDLDFPDNRRDDVLRYVKKKYGSDHVAQIITFGTLAAKMSIRDTARVFGLTPKEAGEWSNAIPSQLGIRLKDAYKQSRKLQQLVEKDPRNQLLFETAVKIEGVPRHFSTHAAGVVISDRPLVDIIPLQLRENDLSLTQYPMGNVEEIGLLKMDFLGLKNLSILDESIQLAKEVNGSSLDIFAIPINDPETMALFRRSDTNGVFQFESAGIKNVLRKLGPENLEDLVAVNALYRPGPMEQIDTFISRKKGQQKIDYLHPDLEPILEVTYGIMVYQEQVMQVASTLAGFTLGEADILRRAIGKKEKAILDREKKHFVDGAVSKGYPYQTAEEIYHYIERFANYGFNRSHSVAYSYIAYQMAYMKTHYPAAFFAALLNSANPHSDKMNSYLLDVIKRAIKLTYPDINKSDWHYTVDGDTIRMGLSAIKSLRRDFISHIIYERQQHGPYQDFIQFLRRLPEKWLKDDLIEALIYSGVFDSFGHTRASLLASLPGMLSSIAYSGNNIDLIQVLEPRYVEKEEKTEEELAQYEEQYLGYSLMPHPIEAYASLYKDDNRAYIAELTEGKAVRTMGLIREVKRIKTKKGDPMAFVTLTDTTGQLSLTLFPEQYVRFIRLLKEGTLVVVGGKYESKRSDNQSSLIVQNMEELTHYIAQQPKKKKRCFILLSDAIYYDQQFQEIRQLLKDYPGDCQVVIVDKVNSRNILLDESYNIDDESDVIGKLVTIMGEDRVVLQ; encoded by the coding sequence ATGACATTCGTACAACTTCAAGTAATCAGTTCATATACATTGCTCCAAAGTACAACGAGGCTTTCTGACCTTGTTTATGCTGCTAAAGAACGGGGCTACAAAGCGCTAGCTTTAACTGATCATAATGTTTTGTATGGTCAAGTTGACTTTTACAAATTATGTGAAAAAGCTGGTATCCAGCCTATCATTGGCATTCAATTAGATGTCAAAGGCTTTGTCATGACAGAGAGACGTTTTCCGATGGTCTTGCTGGCTAAGGACTACAAAGGCTATCAACGGTTGATGCAATTATCCACCCTTCGTAGTCAAGAAGATGACCAATTGCTTCAAAATGAAATAGAAAAAGGGTTAAATCATTTAATCGCTATAACTGCAGGAGATAAGAGCGAAGTTGCAGCGCTGTTAGCTGATGGCAATATCCAACAGGCCAAATCGGTTAGTCTTTTTTGGAAGAATTTAGTAACAGAAGGGGACTTTTATTTAGGGGTTCACGCATACAGACAAATGACCCGACTGATTCGACCGCTTCAACAATTGAGTCAAGAAATGACTGTTCCACTCGTCGCCTTAAATGAAGTCTCCTATTTGAATCCAGATGACCAGTTTAGCTGTCAAGTCTTACAAGCCATTTCGAATAATGAACAAATCGATACCCAATCGGTAGAGATGAGCGGAGAACGTTATTTGACAACGGCTGAAGAGGCTTATCACCGCTTTTTAAACATGGATTTAAAAGAAGCGGCAGATGAAACGGAACGAATTGCCAGTAAGATTAATATCCAAATCCCACTAAATCAATCCTTATTACCTAAGTATCCGGTCCCAAAAGGTGTATCAAGTTCTGATTATCTGAAACGACTCTGCATGGAAGGATTAGAAGCACGGGTAGCCGAGCCAGACAGTCGTTACCAAGAGCGACTCCTTTATGAGTTAGAAGTCATTCATGAAATGGGCTTTGATGATTATTTTTTAATTGTATGGGATGTGATGGCCTATGCAAGACAAGTCAATATTTTACCTGGCGCTGGTCGTGGATCAGCAGCGGGCTCTCTCGTTGCTTATGTACTCAGCATTACCCATGTTGATCCGATTGCCTTTAATTTATTGTTTGAGCGTTTTTTAAACAGAGAACGCTACAATATGCCTGATATTGATTTAGATTTTCCTGATAACCGTCGTGACGATGTATTGCGTTATGTAAAGAAAAAATACGGCAGTGACCATGTTGCTCAAATTATTACCTTTGGAACATTGGCTGCTAAAATGTCAATTAGAGATACAGCTAGAGTGTTTGGGTTGACTCCTAAAGAAGCAGGCGAGTGGTCGAATGCGATACCTAGTCAATTAGGTATTCGATTAAAGGATGCTTATAAGCAATCTCGAAAATTGCAGCAACTCGTTGAAAAAGACCCTCGTAACCAGCTGTTGTTTGAAACAGCTGTTAAAATTGAAGGCGTACCGAGACATTTTTCGACTCATGCTGCCGGTGTTGTGATTAGTGATCGCCCGCTGGTTGATATTATTCCCTTGCAACTCAGAGAAAATGATCTGTCTCTAACCCAATACCCAATGGGGAATGTAGAAGAAATCGGTTTATTAAAGATGGATTTTTTAGGCTTGAAAAACTTAAGTATATTAGACGAGAGTATTCAGCTAGCGAAAGAAGTTAATGGGTCATCCTTAGACATCTTTGCGATCCCCATCAATGATCCTGAAACAATGGCTTTATTTAGAAGAAGTGACACAAATGGTGTATTTCAGTTTGAATCAGCAGGAATTAAAAACGTGTTGCGTAAATTAGGACCAGAAAACCTAGAAGATTTAGTTGCTGTTAATGCCCTCTATCGTCCAGGTCCAATGGAGCAGATCGATACGTTTATCAGTCGAAAAAAAGGACAGCAGAAGATTGATTATTTGCATCCAGATTTAGAACCTATCTTAGAAGTTACATATGGCATTATGGTTTATCAAGAACAAGTCATGCAAGTTGCCTCTACCTTGGCTGGTTTCACACTGGGAGAAGCAGATATTTTAAGACGAGCGATTGGTAAAAAAGAAAAAGCGATTCTAGATAGAGAAAAGAAACATTTTGTAGACGGTGCAGTCTCTAAAGGCTATCCTTATCAAACTGCAGAGGAAATCTACCACTACATTGAACGTTTTGCTAATTATGGCTTCAACCGCTCGCATTCAGTGGCTTATTCCTACATAGCCTATCAAATGGCTTATATGAAAACACACTACCCGGCTGCTTTTTTTGCAGCATTATTAAATTCAGCAAACCCACATTCAGATAAGATGAATAGCTACTTATTAGACGTTATTAAACGCGCGATTAAGCTGACTTATCCTGATATTAATAAAAGTGATTGGCATTACACGGTTGATGGCGACACCATTCGAATGGGTCTAAGTGCGATTAAGAGCTTGAGAAGGGATTTTATCAGTCATATTATTTATGAGCGCCAGCAACACGGACCCTACCAAGATTTTATTCAGTTTTTAAGACGATTACCTGAAAAGTGGTTAAAGGACGATCTGATTGAGGCACTCATTTATAGTGGCGTCTTTGATTCCTTTGGTCATACAAGAGCAAGCTTACTAGCTTCTTTACCGGGAATGCTGTCAAGTATTGCTTATAGTGGTAATAATATTGATTTAATCCAAGTGTTAGAACCGCGCTATGTTGAGAAGGAAGAAAAAACAGAAGAGGAACTAGCGCAATATGAAGAGCAATATTTGGGTTACTCGCTCATGCCGCATCCTATTGAGGCTTACGCCTCTCTATATAAGGACGATAACCGTGCTTATATAGCGGAGTTGACTGAAGGGAAGGCGGTTCGAACGATGGGATTAATTCGTGAGGTGAAACGAATTAAAACTAAAAAGGGTGATCCAATGGCCTTCGTTACTCTGACTGACACAACCGGACAACTCAGTCTCACTTTGTTTCCGGAGCAATATGTTCGCTTTATTCGGTTGTTAAAAGAAGGCACGCTTGTTGTTGTTGGAGGAAAGTATGAATCTAAACGATCCGATAATCAATCGTCTCTGATTGTTCAGAATATGGAGGAGTTGACACATTATATTGCTCAACAGCCAAAAAAGAAGAAGCGTTGCTTCATTCTGTTATCTGATGCTATTTATTACGACCAACAATTTCAAGAAATTAGACAATTATTAAAGGATTACCCAGGTGATTGCCAAGTGGTTATTGTAGACAAGGTTAATAGTCGCAATATTTTGTTAGACGAATCTTACAATATTGATGATGAGTCGGATGTTATTGGAAAACTTGTCACAATTATGGGTGAAGACCGTGTGGTATTACAATAG